One Entomomonas asaccharolytica DNA segment encodes these proteins:
- a CDS encoding chemotaxis protein CheW: MGMQEKSTPFNLLLEIDQLYTDSGISLPEQRRLQASIWTGIGFRLGQYHFVIAINYLEEILTEPTYTAIPIVKPWLKGVANMRGHLLPVMDLNKLFGIPSEASRKQRRVMAVKNTDGGYVGFLVDAVYGMQYFSADNQLAGTVDIPESLTPFIAGVYKGEQQKWLIFNTEAFMASPQFLTIGQ; encoded by the coding sequence ATGGGAATGCAAGAGAAAAGCACCCCATTTAATTTGTTACTCGAAATTGATCAGCTTTATACTGACTCAGGCATTAGCTTGCCTGAGCAAAGAAGGTTGCAGGCTAGTATTTGGACTGGTATTGGGTTTAGATTAGGGCAATATCATTTTGTAATTGCTATTAATTACTTGGAAGAAATTCTTACTGAACCGACATATACCGCAATTCCGATTGTTAAACCATGGTTAAAAGGGGTGGCGAATATGCGTGGTCACCTATTGCCAGTAATGGATTTAAACAAGTTATTTGGTATTCCTTCTGAGGCTTCTCGTAAGCAGCGGCGAGTGATGGCTGTAAAGAATACAGATGGTGGGTATGTTGGGTTTTTAGTTGATGCTGTATATGGTATGCAGTATTTTTCTGCTGACAATCAATTGGCAGGTACAGTTGATATACCAGAATCGTTGACGCCTTTTATTGCAGGTGTGTATAAAGGTGAGCAACAAAAGTGGTTAATTTTTAATACTGAAGCTTTTATGGCAAGTCCACAGTTTTTAACAATAGGACAGTAG